The following coding sequences are from one Caldibacillus debilis DSM 16016 window:
- a CDS encoding methyl-accepting chemotaxis protein — translation MVEKRRYRFGLRKKLVLFVTILALITYSTSAFFIYILYPMFFKGTIDQFFFAIITLLLGVIWTGILSFIAAGLLINPLKNLEEAALHVASGNIGTDVKVSKQDDEIRSVGIAFNEMIRNIRSIVSHINENVKATNDKVLAISSEATKASETAEYISKTIGEISQGAENSAHSIQSTVEAIEQVTRIAKEVQEKAKKSEQVSNEMLNELHKSQEIITSLVEGIKNLAEENELSLQAVKRLEENAKKIEHIIQLVGDIANQTNLLALNASIEAARAGEQGKGFAVVADEVRNLADESAKAVQDISELVQNMQVDVDNVVGQISLLVEKANEEAKKGSSTNERMGEMAETIYEVAKSVQTISQLVDRQMESIQSTSVQSQEVAAIAEETSAGAQEVAASTQRQTEVMANVEKMAAELKEQAERLQKTVVQFKM, via the coding sequence ATCGTGGAAAAAAGAAGATACCGTTTTGGCCTGCGGAAAAAGCTCGTGCTGTTCGTCACCATCTTGGCGCTGATCACCTATTCCACAAGCGCATTTTTTATTTACATATTATATCCGATGTTTTTTAAAGGGACCATCGACCAGTTTTTCTTCGCCATCATCACGCTGCTTTTGGGCGTAATTTGGACGGGGATCCTGAGTTTTATCGCCGCAGGCCTGCTGATCAATCCGTTAAAAAATTTGGAGGAAGCCGCCCTGCATGTCGCAAGCGGAAATATCGGGACGGATGTAAAGGTTTCCAAACAGGATGACGAGATCCGGTCCGTCGGCATCGCGTTCAACGAGATGATCCGAAACATCCGGTCGATCGTCTCCCACATCAATGAAAACGTGAAGGCGACCAACGATAAAGTGCTGGCCATCTCCAGCGAGGCGACGAAGGCGTCGGAGACGGCGGAATATATTTCCAAGACGATCGGCGAAATTTCCCAGGGCGCGGAAAATTCGGCCCATTCGATCCAGTCGACGGTGGAAGCCATCGAGCAGGTGACCCGAATCGCCAAGGAAGTGCAGGAAAAGGCGAAGAAATCCGAGCAAGTCTCGAACGAGATGCTGAATGAGTTGCACAAAAGCCAGGAAATCATCACTTCCCTTGTCGAAGGCATCAAAAACCTGGCCGAAGAGAACGAGCTTTCTTTGCAGGCGGTCAAACGCCTGGAAGAAAACGCGAAAAAAATCGAACACATCATTCAGCTCGTCGGGGATATCGCCAATCAGACGAATTTGCTCGCCTTGAACGCTTCCATTGAAGCGGCCCGGGCGGGGGAACAGGGCAAAGGATTCGCTGTCGTCGCCGATGAAGTGCGGAATTTGGCCGATGAAAGCGCCAAAGCCGTCCAGGACATCTCTGAGCTCGTTCAAAATATGCAAGTCGATGTGGATAACGTCGTCGGACAGATTTCCCTGCTGGTCGAAAAGGCGAACGAAGAAGCCAAAAAAGGGTCCTCGACCAATGAAAGAATGGGGGAAATGGCCGAAACGATTTACGAAGTGGCAAAATCGGTCCAAACCATTTCCCAGCTGGTCGACAGGCAGATGGAAAGCATCCAAAGCACTTCCGTCCAATCCCAGGAAGTGGCCGCCATTGCCGAGGAAACTTCCGCGGGGGCCCAGGAGGTGGCCGCATCGACCCAACGGCAGACGGAAGTCATGGCCAACGTGGAAAAAATGGCGGCCGAATTGAAGGAACAAGCGGAAAGACTGCAGAAGACGGTCGTCCAGTTTAAAATGTAG
- the spoIIR gene encoding stage II sporulation protein R gives MWGKKIPALPFFFLTLTLAAILQLYAPKPAYGGREVIIPEDAIRLRILANSNSEEDQRIKRKIRDEVNAEITRWTNHLTSREEARKVIAEKLPEIRAIARRVLKKENPSQDVQVVLDKVYFPTKLYGNFLYPAGRYEAVLITIGEGKGANWWCVLFPPLCFLDFSSGAAVKKPDEKTGVKDGGREESRGEKAEDAGRKEDEVEVKFFVVELFENIRDFFKD, from the coding sequence ATGTGGGGCAAAAAAATACCGGCATTGCCGTTCTTTTTTCTGACCTTAACTTTGGCCGCCATCCTGCAGCTCTATGCGCCGAAGCCGGCCTACGGGGGCCGGGAAGTGATCATCCCGGAGGATGCCATCCGCCTGCGGATTTTGGCCAACAGCAATTCGGAAGAAGACCAGCGGATCAAACGGAAAATCCGGGACGAAGTCAATGCGGAAATCACCCGATGGACGAATCATTTAACTTCCCGCGAAGAAGCGAGGAAGGTCATCGCCGAAAAGCTTCCCGAGATCCGGGCGATCGCCCGGAGGGTCTTGAAAAAGGAAAACCCGTCCCAGGACGTGCAAGTCGTATTGGATAAAGTCTATTTTCCGACAAAATTGTACGGAAACTTTCTGTATCCGGCAGGCCGTTACGAGGCAGTTCTCATCACGATCGGGGAAGGGAAAGGGGCCAATTGGTGGTGCGTCCTGTTTCCGCCCCTCTGCTTTTTGGATTTTTCCAGCGGCGCCGCGGTGAAAAAACCGGACGAAAAGACCGGGGTAAAGGACGGCGGCCGGGAGGAGAGCCGCGGCGAAAAGGCGGAAGACGCGGGCCGGAAAGAAGATGAGGTGGAGGTCAAATTCTTCGTCGTTGAACTGTTTGAAAACATCCGGGATTTTTTCAAAGATTGA
- the rho gene encoding transcription termination factor Rho yields MNISTLENMKLKELYELAKKYQISYYSKLTKKELIFAILKARAEKEGYFFMEGVLEIIPTEGFGFLRPINYSPSSEDIYISASQIRRFDLRNGDKVSGKVRPPKENERYFGLLHVEAVNGEDPEVAKERVHFPALTPLYPNRQIKLETEPDIISTRIMDLITPVGFGQRGLIVAPPKAGKTMLLKQIANSITTNHPEAELIVLLIDERPEEVTDIERSVDAEVVSSTFDEVPENHIKVAELVLERAMRLVEHKRDVIILMDSITRLARAYNLVIPPSGRTLSGGIDPAAFHRPKRFFGAARNIEEGGSLTILATALIDTGSRMDDVIYEEFKGTGNMELHLDRSLAERRIFPAIDIRRSGTRKEELLLPKSHLEIVWAIRKSMSDSPDFAEKLIRKLMATKSNAEFIEVVSEELKGRRNGA; encoded by the coding sequence ATGAATATTTCCACCTTGGAAAACATGAAGTTAAAAGAATTGTACGAATTGGCGAAGAAATACCAAATTTCCTATTACAGCAAATTGACGAAAAAAGAACTGATTTTCGCCATATTGAAGGCGCGGGCGGAAAAAGAAGGATATTTTTTTATGGAGGGCGTTCTGGAGATCATCCCTACCGAAGGGTTCGGCTTTTTGCGGCCGATCAACTATTCTCCGAGTTCGGAAGATATTTATATCTCCGCCTCGCAAATCCGCCGGTTTGATTTAAGAAACGGGGATAAGGTGTCGGGGAAGGTAAGGCCCCCCAAGGAAAACGAACGGTACTTCGGCCTTCTTCACGTGGAAGCGGTGAACGGCGAAGATCCGGAAGTCGCGAAAGAACGGGTCCACTTCCCGGCCTTGACCCCCCTCTATCCGAACCGGCAAATCAAGCTGGAAACGGAACCGGACATCATCTCCACCCGGATCATGGATCTGATTACCCCGGTCGGTTTCGGCCAGCGTGGATTGATTGTGGCTCCGCCGAAGGCGGGGAAAACGATGCTCCTGAAGCAGATCGCCAACAGCATCACCACCAATCATCCGGAAGCCGAACTCATCGTCCTTTTGATCGACGAACGGCCGGAAGAAGTGACGGACATCGAACGTTCCGTGGACGCGGAAGTGGTCAGCTCCACCTTCGATGAAGTTCCGGAAAACCACATTAAAGTGGCGGAGCTCGTCTTGGAAAGGGCGATGCGCCTCGTCGAACATAAGCGGGACGTGATCATCCTGATGGACAGCATCACCCGCCTGGCCCGCGCCTATAACCTGGTGATCCCCCCGAGCGGACGCACGTTGTCCGGCGGGATCGATCCGGCCGCCTTCCACCGGCCGAAGCGGTTTTTCGGAGCCGCCAGAAACATCGAGGAAGGCGGCAGCCTGACGATTTTGGCAACTGCGCTGATCGACACCGGATCGAGGATGGACGATGTCATTTACGAAGAGTTTAAAGGGACGGGAAACATGGAGCTGCATTTGGATCGTTCCCTGGCGGAACGGCGGATTTTCCCGGCCATCGACATCCGCCGTTCGGGAACGAGGAAAGAGGAACTCCTGCTCCCCAAATCCCATTTGGAGATCGTCTGGGCGATCCGGAAATCGATGAGCGACTCCCCGGATTTTGCCGAAAAGCTGATCCGGAAGCTGATGGCGACCAAATCCAATGCGGAATTTATCGAAGTCGTCAGCGAAGAATTAAAAGGCAGGCGGAACGGGGCCTGA
- the rpmE gene encoding 50S ribosomal protein L31: MKPGIHPKYHRVIVRCACGNEFESGSTKEEVRVEVCSACHPFFTGRQKFVAADGRVERFNKKYGIK, translated from the coding sequence ATGAAACCGGGTATCCATCCCAAATACCATCGCGTGATCGTTCGATGCGCTTGCGGCAACGAATTTGAAAGCGGGTCGACAAAGGAAGAAGTGCGGGTTGAAGTCTGCTCCGCTTGCCATCCGTTTTTCACCGGCCGGCAAAAATTTGTTGCTGCAGACGGGCGCGTGGAACGCTTTAACAAAAAATACGGCATAAAATAA
- a CDS encoding UDP-N-acetylglucosamine 1-carboxyvinyltransferase: MEKLKIVGGRTLKGHIRVSEAKNSAVALIPAAILADSPVTIEGVPKISDVEILKGLLEEIGGKVEVRGSDMIIDPARMIPMPLPNGRVKKLRASYYLMGAMLGRFKQAVIGLPGGCFLGPRPIDQHIKGFEALGAKVTNEQGAIYLRAEELTGARIYLDVVSVGATINIMLAAVRAKGRTIIENAAKEPEIIDVATLLNNMGAKIKGAGTDVIRIDGVERLSGCRHTIIPDRIEAGTYMILAAAMGDGVVIDNVIPLHLESVIAKLREMGVHVETGNDQIFIARPEKLKPVDIKTLVYPGFPTDLQQPITALLTKADGTSVVTDTIYPSRFKHVDELRRMNASIKVEGGSALIKGPVQLHGAKVRATDLRAGASLVVAGLMAEGVTEISGVEHIDRGYSNLVEKLQGIGAEIWREEMTEQEAEQMQSS, translated from the coding sequence ATGGAAAAACTAAAGATCGTTGGAGGGCGGACGCTAAAAGGACATATTCGGGTCAGCGAAGCGAAAAACAGCGCTGTCGCGCTGATTCCCGCGGCCATTCTTGCCGATTCCCCCGTCACCATCGAAGGGGTGCCGAAGATATCCGATGTGGAGATCTTGAAGGGGCTATTGGAAGAAATCGGCGGCAAAGTGGAAGTCCGCGGTTCGGATATGATTATCGACCCTGCCCGCATGATCCCGATGCCGCTCCCGAACGGAAGGGTGAAAAAACTCCGCGCTTCCTACTATTTGATGGGCGCCATGCTCGGACGCTTCAAGCAGGCGGTCATCGGCCTGCCGGGCGGATGTTTCCTCGGCCCCCGTCCGATCGATCAGCATATCAAAGGTTTTGAGGCGCTGGGGGCCAAGGTGACGAACGAACAAGGCGCCATCTATTTGAGGGCGGAAGAGCTGACCGGCGCCCGGATTTATTTGGACGTGGTCAGCGTCGGCGCCACGATCAACATCATGCTGGCGGCCGTCCGCGCCAAAGGGCGGACGATCATCGAAAACGCCGCGAAAGAACCGGAGATCATCGATGTGGCCACTTTGTTGAACAACATGGGGGCGAAAATAAAAGGAGCGGGGACGGACGTCATCCGGATCGACGGGGTCGAACGGCTGTCCGGATGCCGCCATACGATTATTCCCGACCGGATCGAAGCGGGTACATACATGATTCTTGCGGCAGCCATGGGCGATGGCGTCGTCATCGACAACGTCATACCCCTCCATTTGGAATCGGTCATCGCCAAGCTGCGGGAGATGGGCGTCCATGTGGAAACGGGAAACGATCAAATCTTTATCGCCCGGCCGGAAAAGTTGAAGCCGGTGGATATTAAAACCCTCGTATATCCCGGATTCCCCACCGATCTGCAGCAGCCGATCACGGCCCTTTTGACGAAGGCGGACGGAACAAGCGTGGTCACCGATACCATTTACCCTTCCCGGTTTAAGCATGTGGACGAATTGCGGAGAATGAACGCATCCATCAAGGTGGAAGGGGGATCCGCCCTCATTAAGGGGCCGGTCCAGCTGCACGGGGCGAAAGTCAGGGCCACCGACCTGCGGGCCGGGGCATCCCTCGTCGTCGCCGGGCTCATGGCGGAGGGGGTGACGGAGATCTCCGGCGTGGAACATATCGACCGGGGATACAGCAATCTCGTGGAAAAATTGCAAGGCATCGGCGCGGAAATTTGGCGGGAAGAGATGACGGAACAGGAAGCGGAGCAGATGCAAAGCTCCTGA
- a CDS encoding thymidine kinase — translation MYLKNESGWIEVICGSMFSGKSEELIRRIRRCQLARQKTLVFKPAIDDRYKKEEVVSHNGNSVTAKPINRPEEMIPLVTKDIDVIAIDEAQFFDDSIVPIVQDFADQGYRVIIAGLDMDFRGEPFGPMPKLMAVAEQVTKLQAVCTVCGHPASRTQRLINGKPASFHDPVILVGASESYEARCRLHHDVPHAPKRNVPAMEESGR, via the coding sequence ATGTATTTAAAAAATGAAAGCGGTTGGATCGAAGTCATTTGCGGGAGCATGTTTTCCGGAAAATCGGAGGAACTGATCAGGAGGATACGCCGCTGCCAATTGGCCAGGCAAAAGACCCTCGTGTTCAAACCGGCGATCGATGACAGGTACAAGAAGGAAGAAGTGGTTTCCCACAACGGCAATTCCGTGACCGCCAAACCGATCAATCGTCCGGAAGAAATGATCCCGCTGGTCACGAAGGATATTGATGTCATTGCTATCGATGAAGCCCAATTTTTCGACGATTCCATCGTTCCCATCGTCCAGGATTTCGCCGATCAAGGGTATCGCGTGATCATCGCCGGATTGGACATGGATTTTCGCGGCGAGCCCTTCGGTCCGATGCCCAAACTGATGGCCGTGGCTGAACAGGTGACGAAACTGCAGGCCGTCTGCACCGTTTGCGGACATCCGGCCAGCCGCACCCAAAGGCTGATCAACGGAAAGCCTGCATCCTTCCACGATCCGGTCATTCTTGTCGGAGCGAGCGAGAGCTATGAAGCCAGGTGCCGGCTCCATCATGACGTCCCCCATGCCCCGAAACGGAATGTGCCGGCCATGGAAGAAAGCGGCCGTTGA
- a CDS encoding low molecular weight protein arginine phosphatase — protein MAKVLFVCTGNTCRSPMAEAILNHMGVEGIEARSAGIFAVPGMEISENAREVLKENDMEFAHVSKPLTEREIEWADLILAMTKSHKAELVRKYPHAKEKIYTIKEYATGEEGDVPDPYGGPLETYRETFSVLKEFIRLSLKKMLPADDT, from the coding sequence ATGGCGAAAGTATTGTTCGTCTGTACGGGCAACACGTGCCGCAGCCCGATGGCGGAAGCGATTTTGAACCATATGGGCGTCGAGGGGATCGAGGCGAGATCGGCCGGCATTTTTGCCGTGCCGGGAATGGAAATCTCCGAAAACGCCCGGGAAGTATTGAAGGAAAACGACATGGAATTCGCCCATGTTTCCAAACCTTTAACCGAGCGGGAAATCGAGTGGGCGGACCTGATCTTGGCGATGACGAAGTCCCATAAGGCGGAATTGGTGAGGAAATACCCCCATGCCAAGGAAAAGATCTACACCATCAAAGAATATGCCACGGGAGAAGAGGGAGACGTGCCGGATCCTTACGGCGGCCCGTTGGAAACGTATCGGGAAACGTTTTCCGTATTAAAAGAATTTATCCGCCTGTCCCTGAAAAAAATGTTGCCTGCTGACGATACATAA
- the glpX gene encoding class II fructose-bisphosphatase: protein MDRSLSLELVRVTEAAALASSRWMGRGKKNEADDAATKAMRDVFDTVPMKGTVVIGEGEMDEAPMLYIGEKLGNGYGPRVDVAVDPLEGTNIVASGGWNALAVVAVADHGSLLHAPDMYMEKIAVGPEAVGQIDIDASVEDNLKAVAKAKNKDVEDVVATVLNRPRHAELIQRLRDAGARIKLINDGDVAAAINTAFDHTGVDILFGIGGAPEGVLAAVALKCLGGEIQGRLVPQNDQEVERCKRMGLDVGKVLRMEDLVSGDDAIFAATGVTDGELLRGVQYKGSYGLTHSVVMRAKSGTVRFIEGRHSLKKKPNLVMK from the coding sequence ATGGACAGAAGTTTATCCCTCGAGTTGGTCCGCGTCACGGAAGCCGCAGCCCTCGCTTCTTCCCGGTGGATGGGCAGGGGAAAGAAGAATGAGGCCGATGATGCGGCCACCAAGGCGATGCGCGACGTATTCGACACGGTGCCGATGAAGGGCACGGTCGTCATCGGCGAAGGGGAAATGGATGAAGCACCGATGCTTTACATCGGCGAAAAACTGGGCAACGGCTACGGTCCCCGGGTGGATGTGGCCGTCGATCCTTTGGAAGGGACCAATATCGTCGCGTCGGGGGGCTGGAATGCCCTGGCCGTTGTCGCCGTGGCCGATCACGGAAGCCTGCTCCATGCCCCCGATATGTACATGGAAAAGATCGCCGTGGGGCCGGAAGCGGTCGGGCAAATTGACATTGACGCGTCGGTGGAAGACAATTTGAAGGCCGTGGCGAAGGCGAAAAACAAGGACGTGGAAGACGTGGTCGCCACCGTGTTAAACCGCCCGAGGCACGCGGAACTCATCCAGCGGCTGCGGGATGCCGGAGCGAGGATCAAACTGATCAACGACGGGGATGTGGCGGCGGCGATCAATACGGCCTTCGACCATACGGGCGTGGACATTTTATTCGGCATCGGCGGCGCGCCGGAAGGGGTATTGGCCGCGGTCGCTTTAAAATGCCTCGGCGGTGAAATTCAGGGCCGCCTCGTGCCGCAAAACGACCAGGAAGTGGAAAGGTGCAAACGGATGGGTCTTGACGTCGGCAAAGTGCTGCGGATGGAGGATCTCGTCTCCGGCGACGACGCCATCTTCGCCGCGACGGGAGTCACCGACGGCGAACTTCTGCGGGGCGTCCAATACAAAGGCTCCTACGGGTTGACCCATTCCGTCGTCATGCGGGCGAAATCGGGCACCGTCCGGTTCATTGAAGGCAGGCACAGTTTAAAGAAGAAACCGAACCTCGTCATGAAATAA
- the prmC gene encoding peptide chain release factor N(5)-glutamine methyltransferase, with protein sequence MKVFEALRWASSVFKSCGRDENAGEILLQHVLKMEKYQLLAHLRMELPEERQKEFRELVRKHAAGVPVQYLTGCEYFYGRKFFVNGHVLIPRPETEELVAGTLERIRKYFSGTSPLRAADAGTGSGAIAVTLALEMPALEVSASDISEEALKVAAKNAELHGAGIDFRQGDFLAPFFGEKAFDVVVSNPPYIPLGEKEKLPDVVKDHEPGIALFAGEDGLDAYRKIIGQLPMVINSRALAAFEIGDGQGDKVKDLIERAFPGAIVEIERDINRKERMVFAFLHGESS encoded by the coding sequence ATGAAGGTCTTTGAAGCCCTCCGCTGGGCGTCTTCCGTGTTCAAATCCTGCGGCCGTGACGAAAATGCGGGAGAAATCCTTTTGCAGCACGTCTTGAAAATGGAAAAATACCAATTGCTCGCCCATCTGCGCATGGAGTTGCCGGAGGAGCGGCAAAAAGAATTCCGGGAGCTCGTCCGGAAACATGCCGCCGGGGTTCCCGTGCAATATTTGACCGGCTGCGAATATTTTTACGGAAGGAAATTTTTCGTGAACGGGCACGTCCTGATCCCGCGGCCGGAGACGGAAGAATTGGTGGCCGGGACGTTGGAAAGGATCAGGAAATATTTTTCCGGGACCTCCCCTTTGCGGGCGGCGGACGCCGGGACGGGAAGCGGCGCCATCGCCGTCACCCTCGCCCTGGAGATGCCCGCCCTCGAAGTTTCGGCTTCGGATATTTCCGAAGAGGCGCTGAAAGTGGCGGCAAAAAACGCGGAGCTTCATGGCGCCGGCATCGATTTCCGGCAGGGGGACTTCCTCGCCCCCTTTTTCGGGGAAAAGGCCTTCGACGTGGTCGTCTCCAATCCGCCCTATATTCCCCTTGGGGAAAAAGAAAAGCTTCCGGATGTCGTGAAAGACCATGAGCCGGGGATCGCCCTCTTCGCCGGGGAGGACGGGCTGGACGCCTACAGGAAGATCATCGGCCAGCTTCCTATGGTCATCAATAGCCGGGCGCTGGCCGCCTTTGAGATCGGCGACGGCCAGGGGGATAAGGTGAAGGATTTGATCGAACGGGCTTTTCCCGGAGCGATTGTGGAAATCGAACGGGACATCAATCGAAAGGAAAGAATGGTTTTTGCTTTTTTGCATGGGGAATCGTCTTGA
- the prfA gene encoding peptide chain release factor 1: MFDRLKAIEDRYDKLTELLSDPEVLNDPEKLRKYSKEQSDLEETVQTYRQYKEAKKQLQDAKSMLEEKLDPELREMVKEEIGDLEEKIAGLEEQLKLLLIPKDPNDEKNVIMEIRGAAGGEEAALFAGDLFRMYTKYAESQGWKIDVIDAHPTGLGGYKEIIFMINGKGAYSKLKYENGAHRVQRVPETESGGRIHTSTATVACLPEAEEVEVEINEKDIRVDTFASSGPGGQSVNTTMSAVRLTHIPTGIVVSCQDEKSQIKNKEKAMKVLRARILDKYRQEARAEYDAKRKSAVGTGDRSERIRTYNFPQNRVTDHRVGLTLQKLDQVLEGKLDEIIDVLILDEQAKKLQNENLG; the protein is encoded by the coding sequence ATGTTTGATCGGTTGAAGGCAATCGAGGACAGATACGACAAGCTGACGGAATTGTTGAGCGACCCGGAAGTCCTCAATGATCCGGAAAAGCTGCGGAAATATTCGAAAGAACAATCGGATTTGGAAGAAACGGTGCAAACCTACCGGCAATATAAGGAAGCGAAGAAACAGCTGCAGGACGCCAAATCGATGCTGGAAGAAAAACTGGATCCGGAACTGCGGGAGATGGTGAAAGAAGAAATCGGCGACTTGGAAGAGAAGATCGCCGGACTGGAAGAACAGCTGAAGCTGTTATTGATCCCGAAAGATCCGAATGACGAGAAAAACGTGATCATGGAAATCCGCGGGGCGGCCGGCGGGGAAGAGGCGGCCCTGTTCGCCGGCGATTTGTTCCGGATGTACACGAAATACGCCGAATCCCAGGGCTGGAAAATCGATGTGATCGATGCCCATCCGACCGGTCTCGGCGGCTACAAGGAAATCATTTTTATGATCAACGGGAAAGGGGCCTATTCCAAATTGAAATACGAAAACGGCGCCCACCGGGTCCAACGGGTGCCGGAAACGGAATCCGGCGGCCGGATCCATACGTCCACGGCGACCGTCGCCTGTCTTCCCGAAGCGGAAGAGGTGGAAGTGGAGATCAACGAAAAGGATATCCGGGTGGACACCTTCGCCTCCAGCGGCCCCGGGGGACAGAGCGTCAATACGACCATGTCCGCCGTCCGTTTGACCCATATCCCGACGGGAATCGTCGTTTCCTGCCAGGACGAAAAATCCCAAATTAAAAATAAAGAGAAGGCCATGAAAGTGTTGCGCGCCCGCATCCTGGACAAATATCGGCAAGAAGCCCGGGCCGAATACGACGCCAAACGGAAATCGGCCGTCGGAACGGGCGACCGGTCGGAAAGGATCCGCACCTACAATTTTCCGCAAAACCGCGTCACGGACCACAGGGTCGGCCTGACCCTGCAAAAATTGGATCAGGTGCTGGAAGGAAAACTGGACGAAATCATCGATGTGCTGATCCTCGACGAGCAGGCGAAAAAACTGCAAAATGAAAACCTCGGCTAA
- a CDS encoding manganese efflux pump MntP, which translates to MEFLIQELVTLSIMAFAVSMDAFSVGLGLGLAPLKIKQVFRLGLTVGMFHVFLPLAGIFAGRLLSDQLGFYTTQVCAVLLIAIGLEMFLGSFGRNRRKKMLFPKGIGMIMSALSVSMDSLPVGLTLGLFGSKTALAVLLFGFFSCILTWTGILFAKTMKGWFGHYSQAFGGSILFFLGLKLLLP; encoded by the coding sequence ATGGAATTCTTGATCCAAGAGCTGGTCACCTTATCGATCATGGCCTTTGCCGTCAGCATGGATGCCTTTTCCGTCGGACTCGGCCTCGGTTTGGCTCCGTTGAAAATCAAACAGGTTTTCCGCCTCGGCCTGACCGTCGGCATGTTTCACGTTTTCCTTCCGTTGGCCGGCATTTTCGCCGGGCGGCTTCTTTCCGATCAGCTCGGCTTTTACACCACCCAAGTTTGCGCGGTTCTGCTGATCGCGATCGGGCTGGAGATGTTCCTCGGAAGTTTCGGACGGAACAGGCGAAAAAAGATGCTGTTCCCGAAGGGGATCGGGATGATCATGTCCGCCTTGAGCGTAAGCATGGACAGTTTGCCCGTCGGTTTGACGCTGGGGCTTTTCGGTTCGAAAACGGCATTGGCGGTCCTGCTTTTCGGCTTCTTCTCCTGCATCCTCACCTGGACGGGCATTTTGTTCGCGAAGACGATGAAGGGCTGGTTCGGCCATTACAGCCAGGCCTTCGGGGGAAGCATCTTATTTTTTTTGGGCCTGAAACTGCTGCTTCCTTGA
- a CDS encoding L-threonylcarbamoyladenylate synthase — METKRWKVDKSVENLAGHPAIREAARLLQQNELVAFPTETVYGLGANACDDGAVGKIYAAKGRPSDNPLIIHISSLSELEKYVEKVPAKAEKLMKTFWPGPLTVVFQKRKGVLSEAATAGLPTVAVRMPDHPVALALIRASGLPIAAPSANRSGKPSPTKAEHVLMDLEGKIAGIVDGGETGVGVESTVIDCTLDLPAILRPGGISKEKIEEVIGPVRSGSNFSPEGEKAPRSPGMKYTHYAPRAPLYLVEGSKEYIQGLIKKERSLGKRVGVLTTEERNGFYEADAAALCGRRADLATVARRLYDCLRYFDEEGVDVIFAETFEEEGIGAAVMNRLFKAAGGKVIREG; from the coding sequence ATGGAAACGAAACGATGGAAAGTGGATAAATCTGTGGAAAACTTGGCCGGGCATCCAGCCATCCGGGAAGCGGCCCGCTTGCTGCAGCAAAATGAGCTGGTGGCCTTCCCGACGGAAACGGTTTACGGATTGGGGGCCAATGCCTGCGACGACGGCGCCGTGGGCAAAATTTACGCGGCGAAGGGAAGGCCCTCGGACAATCCGCTCATCATCCATATCAGCAGCCTGTCCGAACTTGAAAAATATGTGGAAAAGGTGCCCGCCAAAGCGGAAAAATTAATGAAAACATTTTGGCCGGGACCGCTGACGGTCGTTTTTCAAAAAAGGAAAGGGGTTTTGTCGGAGGCGGCCACCGCCGGTTTGCCGACGGTGGCCGTGCGCATGCCGGATCATCCGGTCGCCCTTGCCCTCATCCGGGCGAGCGGGCTTCCGATTGCCGCCCCGAGCGCCAATCGCTCCGGGAAACCGAGCCCGACGAAGGCGGAACACGTCCTGATGGATCTCGAAGGAAAAATCGCCGGAATCGTCGACGGCGGGGAAACGGGGGTCGGCGTCGAATCGACGGTCATTGACTGCACCTTGGATCTTCCCGCCATCTTAAGGCCCGGCGGCATCTCCAAGGAGAAGATCGAGGAGGTCATCGGCCCGGTCCGGAGCGGTTCGAATTTTTCCCCGGAGGGAGAAAAGGCGCCCCGGTCTCCGGGGATGAAGTACACCCATTATGCCCCCCGGGCTCCCCTTTATCTCGTCGAAGGCAGCAAGGAATACATCCAAGGGTTGATCAAAAAGGAGCGGTCCTTGGGGAAACGGGTGGGGGTCTTAACGACGGAGGAGCGGAACGGTTTTTACGAAGCGGACGCCGCCGCTCTCTGCGGCAGGCGGGCGGATTTGGCGACCGTGGCCCGGCGGCTGTACGATTGCCTGCGATATTTTGACGAAGAAGGGGTGGATGTGATCTTCGCCGAAACCTTCGAGGAAGAAGGAATCGGTGCCGCCGTTATGAACCGGCTCTTCAAAGCGGCGGGGGGCAAGGTGATCCGGGAAGGATGA